The proteins below come from a single Halictus rubicundus isolate RS-2024b chromosome 13, iyHalRubi1_principal, whole genome shotgun sequence genomic window:
- the Lmanii gene encoding lysosomal alpha-mannosidase II isoform X1, with product MLWLELLLPFLLVCSYGGAASLPRETGDRRCGYKACPAADKTKLNIHLVPHTHDDVGWLKTVDQYFFGSRSNTQLAGVQYILDSVVQALLANPERRFMYVETAFLWKWWVRQNERTKGIVRDLINQGQLEIIGGGWSMNDEAVTHYQSLVDQYTWGFRRLYDEFGTCAKPSIGWQIDPFGHSREQASIFSQLGFDGLFLGRIDYQDKQQRLENKSMEFIWKSSPSLGAKADLFTVAMYNTYSPPPGFCFDVLCRDEPINDDPRSPDYNVPERVNKFLEYARKQASQYRTNNIILTMGEDFNYQQAEMWYTNLDRLIRYVRELRGTEVNIFYSTPSCYLKAVHDANLEWPTKDDDFFPYASDAHSYWTGYFTSRPSVKYFERMGNNLLQVTKQLSVLSNFTGHDENLERFREAMGIMQHHDAVTGTEKQAVASDYARILYESMVTGSETVAEAVRNWMAENQNRTKPAIKMFSCMQLNISSCPYTEDQNSMLTIYNPLTFEINTPIRVPVKKAVYKVSDPTDSSSVTSQLVPIANSVQQIPQRESKATHELVFMAKVPALGYRSYKVEKISENYYPDSPSSDPISNKLFEIYIDENGKVVVNWKKEKHMNLVQSFHYYEGKTGNNKVAQNRSSGAYIFRPNGVDSKAFVKSTEYKVYKGDVVQEIHQTINEWVSQVIRIYNEEQYVEFDWLVGPIPVKDNVGKEIVTKYSSNLQSKGEFYTDSNGREMLKRQRSYRPSWNLKLEEPVAGNYYPVTSKIALEDKSRYQRLSVITDRAQGGTSMRDGEIELMVHRRLLHDDAFGVGEALNEEAFGTGLVVRGSHYLYGGSTKNLDSFMLAEKTLQLETVLRPWTLVTPFPYGSTIDELPFKTPVTAINNSLRPNVHLLTLEPWAMNIVILRLEHIFEKGESETYSKPVEINLQGLLANYNILTCRETTLGANEWVENVKRMQWRAKSNEIVEKLKNDTPNPIDYFVTLNPMEIKTFLITLEPRRE from the exons ATGTTGTGGCTAGAACTTCTCCTGCCTTTTCTCCTGGTCTGCTCTTATGGAGGAGCAGCTAGCCTCCCGAGGGAAACGGGGGACAGGAGATGTGGTTACAAG GCATGTCCCGCAGCGGATAAAACCAAATTAAACATTCACCTGGTACCTCACACGCACGACGATGTCGGCTGGCTGAAGACGGTCGATCAGTATTTCTTCGGAA GTCGGTCAAACACGCAACTGGCGGGCGTGCAGTATATTTTAGACAGCGTCGTACAAGCACTGTTGGCGAATCCGGAGAGAAG GTTCATGTACGTGGAGACAGCTTTCTTATGGAAATGGTGGGTGAGACAAAACGAGAGAACCAAGGGAATTGTGAGGGACCTAATCAACCAAGGCCAATTGGAAATTATCGGTGGTGGATGGAGCATGAACGACGAGGCAGTCACACACTATCAATCCCTCGTGGATCAGTACACCTGGGGATTCAG GCGGCTCTATGACGAATTTGGAACTTGCGCAAAACCAAGTATTGGCTGGCAAATAGATCCGTTCGGTCACTCCAGAGAACAAGCATCGATTTTCTCGCAATTAGGGTTCGATGGTCTATTCTTGGGTCGTATCGATTACCAGGACAAACAACAGAGGCTCGAAAACAAATCTATGGAGTTCATCTGGAAGAGCAGTCCAAGTTTAG GAGCTAAGGCGGACTTGTTCACAGTCGCCATGTACAATACCTACTCCCCGCCCCCTGGATTCTGTTTCGATGTTTTATGCAGGGACGAACCCATCAACGACGATCCCCGGAGTCCAGACTATAATGTTCCCGAAAGG GTGAACAAATTCCTGGAGTATGCTCGGAAACAGGCGTCGCAGTACAGGACCAACAACATTATACTCACAATGGGTGAGGACTTTAATTACCAACAGGCTGAGATGTGGTATACTAACTTGGACAGACTGATCAG GTACGTAAGAGAACTGCGTGGTACCGAAGTGAACATATTCTACTCGACGCCATCATGCTACCTGAAAGCTGTGCATGATGCTAATCTAGAATGGCCAACGAAGGATGATGATTTCTTCCCGTACGCCAGCGATGCCCATTCTTATTGGACCGGCTACTTCACGTCAAGGCCATCTGTCAAATACTTCGAACGAATGGGCAACAATCTCTTACAG GTAACCAAACAGTTGTCCGTGTTGTCTAATTTCACAGGACACGATGAAAACTTGGAGCGTTTCCGAGAAGCGATGGGCATAATGCAACATCATGACGCGGTCACTGGAACCGAGAAACAAGCGGTTGCCTCTGATTATGCTCGCATATTGTACGAGAGTATGGTGACAGGATCGGAGACTGTGGCCGAAGCAGTAAg AAACTGGATGGCCGAAAATCAGAATCGCACGAAGCCGGCTATAAAAATGTTCTCATGCATGCAATTGAATATCAGTTCGTGCCCGTACACAGAGGATCAGAACTCGATGCTCACAATCTATAATCCTTTGACATTCGAAATTAACACGCCAATTCGGGTTCCTGTCAAAAAAGCCGTCTACAAAGTTTCGGATCCAACAG ACTCCAGTTCGGTTACCTCGCAATTGGTACCTATTGCAAACTCTGTTCAACAAATTCCTCAACGAGAAAGCAAAGCAACGCACGAGCTTGTGTTTATGGCCAAAGTGCCAGCTCTGGGATATCGCTCTTACAAAGTGGAAAAAATAAGCGAAAACTATTATCCTGACTCTCCCTCGTCGGATCCCATCAGTAACAAG CTTTTCGAGATATATATTGACGAAAACGGAAAAGTTGTTGTAAACTGGAAGAAGGAAAAGCACATGAACCTTGTTCAATCGTTCCACTATTACGAGGGGAAGACGGGAAATAACAAGGTCGCTCAAAATAGGTCTTCCGGTGCATACATCTTCAGACCTAACGGAGTGGACTCGAAAGCCTTTGTCAAGTCGACGGAGTACAAAGTGTACAAAG GCGATGTGGTGCAGGAAATCCATCAGACTATTAACGAGTGGGTCAGCCAAGTAATTCGAATTTATAACGAGGAACAGTATGTCGAATTCGATTGGCTCGTGGGACCGATACCTGTCAA GGACAATGTTGGCAAAGAGATCGTCACCAAATATTCCAGTAACTTGCAGTCCAAGGGAGAATTTTACACCGACAGCAACGGCCGTGAAATGTTGAAACGGCAGAGAAGTTATCGTCCATCGTGGAACCTGAAGTTAGAGGAGCCAGTGGCCGGCAACTATTATCCGGTCACCTCTAAAATAGCTTTGGAAGATAAGTCCAGATACCAAAGGCTCAGCGTGATCACAGACAGAGCCCAAGGCGGGACTAGCATGAGGGACGGAGAGATTGAATTGATG GTTCATAGGAGACTGTTGCACGACGACGCGTTTGGCGTCGGCGAAGCTCTCAACGAGGAGGCATTCGGCACAGGTTTGGTAGTCAGAGGGTCTCACTACTTGTACGGTGGCAGCACGAAGAATTTGGACAGCTTTATGCTAGCTGAGAAGACGTTGCAGCTCGAAACAGTGCTCCGTCCGTGGACTCTGGTGACACCGTTCCCCTATGGTTCCACAATTGATGAGCTCCCGTTCAAAACACCG GTGACCGCTATAAACAATTCTCTACGACCGAACGTTCATCTGCTGACTTTGGAGCCCTGGGCGATGAACATCGTTATACTGAGATTAGAGCACATATTCGAGAAAGGTGAATCCGAGACTTACTCGAAACCTGTGGAGATCAATCTTCAG GGCCTGCTCGCAAACTATAACATTCTGACGTGCAGGGAAACGACACTGGGCGCGAACGAATGGGTGGAAAACGTGAAACGCATGCAATGGCGGGCCAAGTCGAACGAAATTGTTGAGAAACTGAAAAATGACACGCCCAACCCTATCGATTACTTTGTTACTCTAAATCCAATGGAGATAAAAACATTCCTGATCACGTTGGAGCCTCGCAGAGAGTAA
- the Lmanii gene encoding lysosomal alpha-mannosidase II isoform X2, whose amino-acid sequence MLWLELLLPFLLVCSYGGAASLPRETGDRRCGYKACPAADKTKLNIHLVPHTHDDVGWLKTVDQYFFGSRSNTQLAGVQYILDSVVQALLANPERRFMYVETAFLWKWWVRQNERTKGIVRDLINQGQLEIIGGGWSMNDEAVTHYQSLVDQYTWGFRRLYDEFGTCAKPSIGWQIDPFGHSREQASIFSQLGFDGLFLGRIDYQDKQQRLENKSMEFIWKSSPSLGAKADLFTVAMYNTYSPPPGFCFDVLCRDEPINDDPRSPDYNVPERVSKFMQYVAEQAEVYRTNNIILTMGGDFTYQQAEMYFINMDRLIRYVRELRGTEVNIFYSTPSCYLKAVHDANLEWPTKDDDFFPYASDAHSYWTGYFTSRPSVKYFERMGNNLLQVTKQLSVLSNFTGHDENLERFREAMGIMQHHDAVTGTEKQAVASDYARILYESMVTGSETVAEAVRNWMAENQNRTKPAIKMFSCMQLNISSCPYTEDQNSMLTIYNPLTFEINTPIRVPVKKAVYKVSDPTDSSSVTSQLVPIANSVQQIPQRESKATHELVFMAKVPALGYRSYKVEKISENYYPDSPSSDPISNKLFEIYIDENGKVVVNWKKEKHMNLVQSFHYYEGKTGNNKVAQNRSSGAYIFRPNGVDSKAFVKSTEYKVYKGDVVQEIHQTINEWVSQVIRIYNEEQYVEFDWLVGPIPVKDNVGKEIVTKYSSNLQSKGEFYTDSNGREMLKRQRSYRPSWNLKLEEPVAGNYYPVTSKIALEDKSRYQRLSVITDRAQGGTSMRDGEIELMVHRRLLHDDAFGVGEALNEEAFGTGLVVRGSHYLYGGSTKNLDSFMLAEKTLQLETVLRPWTLVTPFPYGSTIDELPFKTPVTAINNSLRPNVHLLTLEPWAMNIVILRLEHIFEKGESETYSKPVEINLQGLLANYNILTCRETTLGANEWVENVKRMQWRAKSNEIVEKLKNDTPNPIDYFVTLNPMEIKTFLITLEPRRE is encoded by the exons ATGTTGTGGCTAGAACTTCTCCTGCCTTTTCTCCTGGTCTGCTCTTATGGAGGAGCAGCTAGCCTCCCGAGGGAAACGGGGGACAGGAGATGTGGTTACAAG GCATGTCCCGCAGCGGATAAAACCAAATTAAACATTCACCTGGTACCTCACACGCACGACGATGTCGGCTGGCTGAAGACGGTCGATCAGTATTTCTTCGGAA GTCGGTCAAACACGCAACTGGCGGGCGTGCAGTATATTTTAGACAGCGTCGTACAAGCACTGTTGGCGAATCCGGAGAGAAG GTTCATGTACGTGGAGACAGCTTTCTTATGGAAATGGTGGGTGAGACAAAACGAGAGAACCAAGGGAATTGTGAGGGACCTAATCAACCAAGGCCAATTGGAAATTATCGGTGGTGGATGGAGCATGAACGACGAGGCAGTCACACACTATCAATCCCTCGTGGATCAGTACACCTGGGGATTCAG GCGGCTCTATGACGAATTTGGAACTTGCGCAAAACCAAGTATTGGCTGGCAAATAGATCCGTTCGGTCACTCCAGAGAACAAGCATCGATTTTCTCGCAATTAGGGTTCGATGGTCTATTCTTGGGTCGTATCGATTACCAGGACAAACAACAGAGGCTCGAAAACAAATCTATGGAGTTCATCTGGAAGAGCAGTCCAAGTTTAG GAGCTAAGGCGGACTTGTTCACAGTCGCCATGTACAATACCTACTCCCCGCCCCCTGGATTCTGTTTCGATGTTTTATGCAGGGACGAACCCATCAACGACGATCCCCGGAGTCCAGACTATAATGTTCCCGAAAGG GTGAGTAAGTTTATGCAATACGTGGCTGAACAAGCAGAAGTGTACCGCACAAATAACATCATATTAACAATGGGCGGAGATTTCACTTATCAGCAGGCGGAAATGTACTTCATTAATATGGACAGATTGATAAG GTACGTAAGAGAACTGCGTGGTACCGAAGTGAACATATTCTACTCGACGCCATCATGCTACCTGAAAGCTGTGCATGATGCTAATCTAGAATGGCCAACGAAGGATGATGATTTCTTCCCGTACGCCAGCGATGCCCATTCTTATTGGACCGGCTACTTCACGTCAAGGCCATCTGTCAAATACTTCGAACGAATGGGCAACAATCTCTTACAG GTAACCAAACAGTTGTCCGTGTTGTCTAATTTCACAGGACACGATGAAAACTTGGAGCGTTTCCGAGAAGCGATGGGCATAATGCAACATCATGACGCGGTCACTGGAACCGAGAAACAAGCGGTTGCCTCTGATTATGCTCGCATATTGTACGAGAGTATGGTGACAGGATCGGAGACTGTGGCCGAAGCAGTAAg AAACTGGATGGCCGAAAATCAGAATCGCACGAAGCCGGCTATAAAAATGTTCTCATGCATGCAATTGAATATCAGTTCGTGCCCGTACACAGAGGATCAGAACTCGATGCTCACAATCTATAATCCTTTGACATTCGAAATTAACACGCCAATTCGGGTTCCTGTCAAAAAAGCCGTCTACAAAGTTTCGGATCCAACAG ACTCCAGTTCGGTTACCTCGCAATTGGTACCTATTGCAAACTCTGTTCAACAAATTCCTCAACGAGAAAGCAAAGCAACGCACGAGCTTGTGTTTATGGCCAAAGTGCCAGCTCTGGGATATCGCTCTTACAAAGTGGAAAAAATAAGCGAAAACTATTATCCTGACTCTCCCTCGTCGGATCCCATCAGTAACAAG CTTTTCGAGATATATATTGACGAAAACGGAAAAGTTGTTGTAAACTGGAAGAAGGAAAAGCACATGAACCTTGTTCAATCGTTCCACTATTACGAGGGGAAGACGGGAAATAACAAGGTCGCTCAAAATAGGTCTTCCGGTGCATACATCTTCAGACCTAACGGAGTGGACTCGAAAGCCTTTGTCAAGTCGACGGAGTACAAAGTGTACAAAG GCGATGTGGTGCAGGAAATCCATCAGACTATTAACGAGTGGGTCAGCCAAGTAATTCGAATTTATAACGAGGAACAGTATGTCGAATTCGATTGGCTCGTGGGACCGATACCTGTCAA GGACAATGTTGGCAAAGAGATCGTCACCAAATATTCCAGTAACTTGCAGTCCAAGGGAGAATTTTACACCGACAGCAACGGCCGTGAAATGTTGAAACGGCAGAGAAGTTATCGTCCATCGTGGAACCTGAAGTTAGAGGAGCCAGTGGCCGGCAACTATTATCCGGTCACCTCTAAAATAGCTTTGGAAGATAAGTCCAGATACCAAAGGCTCAGCGTGATCACAGACAGAGCCCAAGGCGGGACTAGCATGAGGGACGGAGAGATTGAATTGATG GTTCATAGGAGACTGTTGCACGACGACGCGTTTGGCGTCGGCGAAGCTCTCAACGAGGAGGCATTCGGCACAGGTTTGGTAGTCAGAGGGTCTCACTACTTGTACGGTGGCAGCACGAAGAATTTGGACAGCTTTATGCTAGCTGAGAAGACGTTGCAGCTCGAAACAGTGCTCCGTCCGTGGACTCTGGTGACACCGTTCCCCTATGGTTCCACAATTGATGAGCTCCCGTTCAAAACACCG GTGACCGCTATAAACAATTCTCTACGACCGAACGTTCATCTGCTGACTTTGGAGCCCTGGGCGATGAACATCGTTATACTGAGATTAGAGCACATATTCGAGAAAGGTGAATCCGAGACTTACTCGAAACCTGTGGAGATCAATCTTCAG GGCCTGCTCGCAAACTATAACATTCTGACGTGCAGGGAAACGACACTGGGCGCGAACGAATGGGTGGAAAACGTGAAACGCATGCAATGGCGGGCCAAGTCGAACGAAATTGTTGAGAAACTGAAAAATGACACGCCCAACCCTATCGATTACTTTGTTACTCTAAATCCAATGGAGATAAAAACATTCCTGATCACGTTGGAGCCTCGCAGAGAGTAA
- the LOC143360295 gene encoding uncharacterized protein LOC143360295: MRKAAFDKPNAQRSVLSTAYNSYGIASRNSKDAEYRYSSVNYSNAQEKSYLQRSISADNVVIRSRGFKPSDRHDPVKRNFLEHLTSKILHFDMESNSSTPVNLQKLLTPASDTEGIMQSKNRKMFASSYFYAPTHPTVEDQVELARRISHSLSDVKNMKSKGQSMYVNRKKRSVKWIHDGNGIEDMEEPSTPSHREKIPLKCMMNPHGKVLDIHGIQALGEEVNIEPMPKNQEKLFNIVRDLNTQKGRGAEIFAKRRKRSEKWVVDTDQQQTPSMQGMPKTPVYPRKQEMNGSSKFSSASPFSPLQSEPFDEKPFYNPFTVDLSLTDTNPPTTDRNHYRCNGKECSHQTEVKKIYLREVAVGTDNDFPADKYRSSMVEKSRRTTLDPDTERYNNHHARNNNTEPVPVPLITNKRNHSHNKQPSIGRSGYPNRQSFATNKESKTYVKEQRMMECMQINGKEKMVNSQRETETTRIDNEGNEYTPVPVKQLIQEFEKTCRPILQYKQISPKVIPIVQHCPLDNDLTRFFETRTSVKYNAEEDHRRVSAQQAYEDSMKLQDHRNNGYVSTDDTEYTSDDSDSQNDYGSEEIIYREKSESSSAMNGEHDYSSMYHEEYTTNRRRSVTSQEVENFCNNGETKYVNTESDVPVEAKSYLLSMLASQEDILKTIKHLRNTPVLDNLLQVSPDFKLDEICEEDAKKLYENNTYSGPKLGSVCSLANYNTAPRGWDQSLTYYRPIKFEKPQEVVYSDF; the protein is encoded by the exons ATGAGGAAGGCTGCGTTCGATAA ACCAAACGCGCAGAGGAGCGTTTTGAGCACGGCATACAATTCGTACGGTATCGCGTCGAGAAATTCGAAGGATGCTGAGTATCGGTACAGCAGCGTGAATTACAGCAACGCGCAGGAGAAGAGTTATCTGCAACGAAGTATTTCCGCGGATAATGTTGTAATACGTTCCCGCGGTTTCAAACCCTCCGACAGACACGACCCCGTGAAGAGGAATTTCCTTGAGCATCTCACCTCGAAAATACTGCACTTCGACATG GAGAGCAACAGCAGCACTCCAGTAAATTTGCAGAAACTGCTCACCCCCGCGTCGGACACCGAGGGAATCATGCAATCGAAAAACA GGAAGATGTTCGCGTCTTCGTACTTTTATGCACCGACGCATCCGACCGTCGAAGACCAGGTGGAGCTCGCGCGAAGGATTTCGCATTCGTTGAGCGACGTGAAGAACATGAAGAGCAAGGGTCAATCTATGTACGTGAACAGAAAGAAACGATCCGTGAAATGGATCCACGATGGCAACG GCATCGAGGACATGGAGGAGCCGTCCACCCCCTCCCACAGG GAAAAAATTCCACTAAAATGCATGATGAACCCACATGGAAAGGTGTTGGACATACATGGCATCCAAGCTTTAGGCGAAGAAGTGAACATTGAACCGATGCCGAAGAATCAGGAGAAGCTCTTCAACATTGTCCGCGACCTGAACACACAAAAAGGCCGCG GTGCCGAGATATTTGCGAAACGAAGGAAAAGGTCTGAGAAATGGGTTGTAGACACTGATCAACAGCAAACGCCCAGCATGCAGGGAATGCCAAAAACACCAGTTTATCCGAGGAAACAG GAGATGAACGGCAGCTCGAAGTTCTCATCGGCATCGCCGTTTTCGCCGCTGCAGTCCGAGCCTTTTGACGAGAAGCCATTTTACAACCCCTTCACCGTGGACCTGTCCCTGACCGACACAAATCCGCCCACGACAG ACAGGAATCATTACCGGTGCAACGGCAAAGAATGCAGCCACCAGACCGAGGTGAAAAAGATCTATTTACGCGAAGTAGCGGTCGGCACCGATAACGATTTCCCGGCCGATAAATATCGATCGTCGATGGTCGAAAAGTCCCGTCGGACCACGCTGGATCCGGACACCGAGCGATACAACAATCACCACGCGAGGAATAACAATACCGAGCCTGTTCCGGTGCCATTAATCACTAACAAACGCAATCACAGCCATAACAAGCAGCCCTCGATCGGCAGATCGGGCTACCCTAACCGGCAGAGCTTCGCTACTAACAAAGAGAGCAAAACCTACGTGAAAGAGCAACGAATGATGGAGTGCATGCAGATCAACGGCAAAGAGAAGATGGTTAACAGCCAGAGAGAAACGGAGACAACAAGAATCGATAACGAGGGGAACGAGTACACGCCGGTCCCTGTTAAACAATTGATACAGGAGTTCGAGAAAACGTGCAGACCGATTCTGCAGTACAAGCAGATCAGTCCGAAGGTCATCCCGATCGTACAACATTGTCCTTTAGACAATGACCTGACGCGGTTCTTCGAGACACGCACCTCTGTCAAGTACAATGCCGAAGAGGATCACAGGAG AGTCAGCGCCCAGCAAGCATACGAGGACAGCATGAAGCTTCAGGACCACCGTAACAACGGATACGTGTCCACGGACGACACCGAGTACACCAGCGACGATTCCGACTCCCAGAACGATTATGGCAGCGAGGAGATCATTTACCGCGAGAAATCCGAATCGTCCAGCGCTATGAACGGCGAACACGATTACTCGTCCATGTACCACGAAGAATATACCACGAATCGACGCCGATCGGTCACGTCCCAAGAAGTCGAGAATTTTTGCAACAATGGCGAAACGAAATACGTGAACACCGAGTCCGACGTGCCTGTCGAGGCGAAATCGTACTTGCTGTCGATGTTGGCCTCGCAGGAAGATATCCTGAAGACTATCAAACACCTGCGGAACACACCTGTTCTGGATAATTTGTTGCAAGTCTCGCCAGACTTTAAGCTGGACGAGATTTGCGAGGAAGATG CTAAAAAGCTTTACGAGAACAATACTTACTCGGGACCGAAGCTCGGCAGTGTCTGCTCCCTGGCGAACTATAATACTGCACCCCGTGGATGGGATCAGTCGTTGACATACTACCGACCAATCAAATTCGAGAAACCACAGGAAGTTGTATATTCTGACTTTTAG
- the Noc2 gene encoding nucleolar complex protein 2, which translates to MKIKSTKSVMKKSKKPATKKKKHLSKITTDEFFNQDFEDDINDDSNNEINSVNNDGGSSDEDVDPAQHKKSLMKLKQTDPEFYAYLQENDKSLLEFNVSDDDHDLSDDDDNAETNTIHIPNADLEVASDESDYEGDGDTDAVTDGRKITLQLLKRWQEEIQKDKSLKTIKCAVEAFHAALETVSESPDPEHLQYKVEGGVVFNGVVQLCILYLPDAFRRFLKLGTETQFQAHKCKRFVKTKGILKSYLTDLIKILQSVTSANILTVLLKHLHQMLPYTQSFSSLTKPLLKILLNIWSSSEETVRVVAFLSILRIATTNKESVLDMLFKAMYVKYVENSKFVSFTTLSGINFMRHSLTEIYLLDTNLAYTHAFLYIRQMAIHLRNAMTLKKKENFQTVYNWQYINSLRFWSDLIKSSKSDSMLRSLLYPLVQIITGTIKVIPTPQYYPLRFHCLQMLTDISKETGTFIPILPFLLEILSSYDFSKKHKAVTMKPVPFICILRLSKSQLQENGFKDNVIDSIYKLILENAAKDSHTVYFPDLYIPCIIQLKAFLKKCHIANYCRKIKQLLDKIEENRKFIEKERNKTVIDLRNMQEVKNWENKIKTQETSISKFYESWIKIYQSQKLKMLTKNEDIAEYNLPTLKKLKRPKSGEGIVEESDEGSSDESDFELRIKSSDGKPEETSEKPKKPAKTKKKTKKLKTTSTPAEVDDLPREMTDIVEDITTADWD; encoded by the exons atgaaaataaaaagtaCAAAAAGCGTCATGAAGAAGTCAAAGAAGCCTGctacaaagaaaaagaaacatttaAGTAAAATAACAACGGATGAGTTTTTTAATCAAGATTTCGAAGATGACATCAACGATGACagtaacaatgaaattaacaGTGTTAATAATGACGGAG gaAGTAGTGATGAAGATGTAGATCCAGCGCAACACAAGAAATCATTGATGAAATTGAAACAAACGGATCCAGAATTTTATGCATATTTACAGGAAAATGATAAAAGTCTTTTAGAATTTAATGTATCTGACGATGATCATGATTTAAGTGACGATGATGATAATGCAGAAACAAATACAATACATATTCCTAATGCTGATTTAGAG GTTGCCAGTGATGAAAGTGATTATGAAGGAGATGGAGACACCGATGCAGTaacagatggaagaaaaattacgTTACAGTTGTTAAAAAGATGGCAGGAAGAAATTCAGAAAGACAA GTCATTGAAGACTATCAAATGTGCGGTAGAAGCTTTCCATGCTGCATTGGAGACGGTATCAGAATCACCAGATCCAGAGCACCTGCAATATAAAGTAGAAGGAGGAGTTG TGTTTAATGGAGTCGTCCAATTGTGTATATTATATTTGCCGGATGCATTTAGAAGATTTTTGAAGTTGGGAACAGAAACACAGTTCCAAGCTCACAAGTGTAAAAGATTCGTAAAAACAAAGGGTATTTTAAAATCCTATTTGACGGATTTAATTAAG ATTTTACAAAGTGTGACGTCGGCAAATATCCTCACAGTGCTTCTAAAACATTTACATCAAATGTTACCTTATACACAGTCATTTTCCTCGTTGACTAAaccattattaaaaattctactCAACATTTGGTCAAGCAGTGAGGAAACTGTTCGCGTTGTCGCCTTTTTGAGTATATTGCGAATAGCGACTACTAATAAAGAGTCGGTGTTGGATATGTTGTTCAAG GCAATGTACGTGAAGTACGTCGAGAACTCAAAATTCGTATCGTTTACAACATTATCTGGAATCAATTTCATGAGGCATTCACTGACTGAAATATATTTGCTCGACACTAATCTGGCATACACACACGCCTTTTTGTATATTAGGCAAATGGCTATTCATTTGCGAAACGCTATGACGTTAAAGAAGAAg GAAAATTTCCAAACAGTGTACAACTGGCAATACATAAATTCGCTACGGTTCTGGTCGGATTTAATTAAGTCCTCGAAGAGCGATTCGATGTTACGTTCTCTTTTATACCCTCTCGTACAA ATTATTACAGGCACCATCAAAGTAATACCAACTCCGCAGTATTACCCTCTCAGATTCCATTGTTTGCAAATGTTGACTGACATTTCCAAGGAAACTGGAACGTTCATACCTATACTACCTTTCTTATTGGAG ATATTGAGTTCTTACGACTTCAGTAAGAAACACAAGGCCGTTACCATGAAGCCCGTACCGTTTATTTGTATATTAAGATTGTCGAAGTCGCAGTTACAAGAGAATGGGTTCAAAGACAATGTTATTGACAGTATATACAAACTAATTTTGGAGAACGCAGCGAAGGATAGTCACACAGTGTACTTTCCGGATTTGTACATACCATGCATAATTCAG TTGAAAGCGTTCTTGAAAAAATGCCACATCGCGAACTACTGCAGAAAAATAAAGCAACTGCTAGACAAGATCGAGGAGAACAGGAAGTTCATCGAGAAGGAACGCAACAAAACGGTCATCGACCTGAGGAACATGCAAGAGGTGAAAAACTGggagaacaaaataaaaactcAGGAAACATCAATATCCAAATTCTACGAGTCGTGGATCAAGATTTACCAGTCTCAAAAGTTGAAAATGCTTACGAAGAACGAGGACATAGCCGAGTACAATTTGCCAACGTTAAAGAAACTAAAGAGACCGAAGTCGGGCGAAGGAATTGTTGAAGAAAGCGACGAAGGAAGCTCCGACGAAAGTGACTTTGAATTGCGTATCAAATCGAGCGATGGTAAACCGGAGGAAACATCTGAGAAACCCAAAAAACCTGCTAAGACGAAGAAGAAAACTAAGAAACTGAAGACGACCAGCACACCCGCGGAAGTTGACGATTTACCGAGGGAGATGACGGACATTGTCGAAGACATAACTACCGCCGATTGGGATTGA